The window ACAAATAAGTAACATGAAAACCCATAGTCACCTTTGCATACGGTGCCAGGAAATCCAGAGCTGTGATGTGCAGGCGGAATTTAATGGTCTTTGTGAACTTTCCAAAACATGTTCCCACCTGAAACAAGCTTGTCCCGGGAAATGTTTGTGGCCAATTTAAGAATTTTCTCACTGTGGACAAAACACGAGGGTATATGAATTTCAGAATGACTTGAGGATGTATACCAGCATATATAACTTAATCAATTCTATATTACCTCATATAGTACACACGGTCATTGTGTAGTCTGAAACAGTAGGAACCGTCAGGTCGGTCGACTAGAAGTTTAATGTTTTCACCGATGCTGTTGTGGGAGAAAAGACATGGCTTACTACAAAACACACGCAGGCTAACAAGGATGCTACCATTTTAGCATAATTGCAGTTATAATAGGCAGGCGAAACTGCCCTCTTGCTCAACTTACTATTTCGACAGCTTCTCAAACATAACTTTCGTCTCTTCTTCTGTTAGTGGCCTCATagtgaatattttttaaagcaatctCTATCCACGAATACTTGTATCTCATGTGAGACAAACGTGAAAACGTGGGTAAGCACGGAAGTCGTCAGTCCTCACACCGGACGTTGGTTGACGTCATCCGGGAGATAGTTcctggttgtttttttctttagcttTCAGTCGATCGCTCGCTTTTACTCCAATAAACCGGTTGCCATCTGGTAAGTTTATTCACTTAAAATCttaaaaactgttatttatGCGGTCATTATTCAGCTGGAAAACCACTACTCGAACACTAATCTGTTTTACATATCGTTTTTGTGAAACATTGAAGTCACACCTTCGAAAACGGGCTCGGTTAGCCTGGTTAGCTAGCTGTCAGTGGAAAAAAACACGGACCTGCTGCTATTGGTGAGCTAACTGTGTTAGCATCTGACAATGCTAACGCTGGTTTGCTTCGGGCAACGACCCCGTTCCACTTAAGCATTTCACActgaaatcaattctgaaaCAATGGGATTTCACAAGTCACTACATTAAGTCTCGCCCGGTCGTGATTTCACATCGCGGTTTGGAGAGGAGAGCCCGTGCCGCAGCGGTGCGAGTTACATAACGTTCATTTGTTTGTAAATTACGTTTTGGTGATCCAAACCCTGGCTTATAAACTCATCAGTCCATTAGATTGTCATTAAGCACCTCTGCACTCTCTATCTTGCACTTGATAAAATGATGTGCCTGCATTGGACAGTAACAGTTCAATGTCAGCAATGTGTAATGTCAGCCAGAGTTGGCTACAAATAAGGAAATCTACTTTGTCAGCGAGCTCTTTGCTCATGGCGGATCATTTGATCCTCCTCCTGACAGCAATAATAGCCTATATAAATCCCTGATATTGTTTTTCAGATGAGGCCTCGTAAAGGCATACCAGGCTAAACGATTGTTTTCACCAACAGGACACTTCTTGAAGTATCTGATACTGCTGCAGTTCAGTCATACATAGACCATTTGAAGTTGTTCATTTATAAAGAATGAAAGTTAGGGACAGCCTTAGAAGTAGAGCTGCCAAGATTAATCGATAAGCGGTTAGCTATTCAATTAATTGCCACATATTTAATTAGTATATTACTCTTAGTTACATTTTAGATTCTCAGATTGTAGCTTTTGAAACGTTCtcacttttagttttgtttacttctttatgTCAGGAGTTGGGGACTAAAGAAGACTTGAGGATGTCATATTGGGCTTTGGGAAACACTGACTAACATTTTCTGACATAGAcaccaaacaaaaaaggttttatcAACAACATAATCGACATTACATTAAACTCAATTGTATCTTCAATTCAGATGCAAGTGTGATCCTGAGTTTGGAGATCCTATATTCctaaaagcaaatgtttttcacCTATTGTTTGTAATAcacaacataacattttttgtattaacaGTATATGcaatttcagacattttatacccgagattttattttcttttaattctcTATAAATGGAAAAGgcctcttcatttttctccaaGGAAATGTTCATTCAAATGAATACTGTATCATAGCTACAGCGCTGATGACGGCATGGTGAAAACTAAATTAAAGGCTGATCAGACACCATGAAAACACAAGGTTATATGCAAATACTTTATTGTTTGCGCAAGATAACAGATGAAAAGAAAGGTTAAACATATTGATCAACCTTTGACTATCCGTGTTTAAAGTAGGTGTCGGCTCAGGATCTCAACATGCAGTTAATGTTGACCcaatttattctatttttaagaCGGGGAAAATAATTGTCATGATGTGCTACCTATTACATTTCTATATGTGAGGAAATAAGAATACATGACATGTTTATATAGtaaatgtttgtaaaatgaTATACTTGTGTTTATCTAAAAGAGCTACCTGCTTTTGGATTTGACCTGATTATCTGTGGTTCCCCCAGAAGAGAGAGCCCCTAAAATGGCACCACAGGCCTCAAAGTTGGCAACTAAATCAACCTGGTTATACCATTTTTCAATTGTTATTAGGTGGTTTACCACAACGTTAACTTAGAAAAGTAGACCTGTATCTAACATCAAAGCAGCTTTTACAAATCACTAATGCTCTAGAACGGAAAACAAAGTATTGACATTATGTATAACCTTGACAACAATGACATATATTTCTTAGAAGCTCagcatttaatgaaaatataacaGATTTGTTCCTTTCTATACAGGAGCCTGCTGCCCTTTGTTGGGAAAACATTTCTTGTGCCAACGGTTTGCCCGAGAGAAACCAGTGGTCTGTTTGTCATCAGTTTccggtgtgtgtctgtgcctcTGGTAACACTGAACAGGAAGACAGACGCAGAGAGACGtctgagcagagagaggaaacgGCTGCGGCTTCTTCGTCGGCCTCAGTATGACTGAGTTCTGGGTTTGCTTCAGCTGCTGCATTGCAGAGCAGCCACAACCTGTGAGTATGAATGTGGGACTTGTAAGAGACATTAATGTACTCAATTAGATATGTAGAGGCATTGGTGACCTTGTGGAAAATGTTCAATGTAATATCGGTGAATAAATAGAACAGTGGACTGGCCCATATTTTCCCCTTTAATCAAGATATATTTACCAGAGCGAGATCAAGTTCCTTAAAATGTGTGGTTGGGTcatgctgaaaataaatattacattgcCCCATCCTGATGTCAGACTTGACAAGTCCAATGAGGTTTATCATAGTGACAGCCAGTCGTTGTGCCTCATTGTAGTCTGCCAGTGTGTTTGCTAACAGATGAGATAACAGGAATCATGATGTGCCTCCTTTAGGCTCCACAGCACAGGTTACTGCTTatcaatagaaaaataaaatgtgtacagGAGAGGAATGAGCAACCTCTTCCTTTAGGCTGATGTTTGCCTCTTCTCCATCCTCACTGAAAAGTCATATAGCCTTGAATGTGTTTAATGATGGTAAGAGGTAGAGCTCCCGACAAATCAGTGGTCTTTAGTATTTTGAGTATACGTGAAACTTGAAGGATCTGGTACTAAAATAAAGTACCATGTACCATCCACAGCTTtttgagatgaaaaaaaagaaaagagtgagATGAGCCATGCCATAACATGCAATGGAATCATGGTGTTTCTGTAGTCTACAAGTCATTTTCAGTTCTCTTTATTTACGGAAAATAACTTAAAATCACTTATGACCACAAGTCTTGTTGACACAAGAGCAAATGTGGTTCTTCTGCCTGATTCTCTCTGACGTAACTCAGTTTAAAACAGCTGTTGAATCATCTCCACCATTCGATTATTTCCAAAAAGTTGATATTTATGTTGCTCATTATCAGAAACGGCGACGACGGATCGACCGCTCCATGATCGGCGAGCCAACAAACTTTGTTCACACCACACACGTAGGCTCGGGGGACATGGGCCTGGGTTTGGCATCGGTacgtctttttttcttccatcacCTTTACAGAACATTTGAAAGTAAAGCCAACGGAGATGTTTTAACTAACATTTACACTTCGATGTTTGTAGGTGGACCTTGTCCAGGCCCAGATGAAATCTAAAGGCGGCTACGTGCACGGAGGATCCGAAGGCTCTCAGTTGTAACAAGGTGAGAGATTCTTTACTTAGAGAAACTGGTATGCAGACTCACTTTCAGTACCCAACAGACATGCCAGAGTGCAAAGAGATATTTTTGATTTCTAAAATGTCAAGTTTGTTTtgaggaaaaatgtaaatacctGCAGATTTAACAGATGTAAGCATGTTCACTTCCAAAGAAAGCAAGTATTTCCTCCAcagttttataaaacacatcgCTTTAGTTTTTAGCCTCTAGCTTGAACACTTGTGTCTGTTTACGATTAAGACACCCGTTATGAAGTTTTAAGAATTCCCCAAACTAAAAGTCACTGACTTGCCCCAAGCTTTTTCTGGTATATCATGCTTCCACACAACAGCAGGCATGTCTTATATGGCTTTAAAAGGAAACTGGCGAAATGCCTCACAGCACATATTTGTACTGTTCTGTACATGgtctttttttattgggggAATTTAGCCCTGCCTCCATGAAGGATTCAATGTCCTTGTTCCTCCTGATTTAGCTCTCTTGTACAGATAACCACTTCCTGTATTCTTTTACCAATAAGACAGCTGGATCAGTTCTTaattttactttctttatttgtaagTTTGGGCTTTCCAATGCTGGCCTGATCAGGGCAGTAGCATTCCTTTCTACTGGCCTCAGGCAGCTGTTAGTGTGGCACCCTGCCTTGTTTTTAAACTCCCACTGGGGGTTGCCATGGtcactttcacttttaattatTGTCCTGTTTGCTCTCAGAAAGAGAAACCACCTAAACTTTAACAGGCTCGTATTTAATGGTAAACTAGTGTGATCCGGGCGTGTCACCCACTTCCTATCATTAGTATCTCACATTCTAACATGTGTTTCACTCTTCTCCCATTCACAGCCCTTCACAGTCTTGTGGAAACTACTGTTGTTGATATGAGGAAGCATTTTCAAAAAGCAGTTCTGTCTGTAAAGGACGCAGGACCAAAAGACGAAACTACTGCTTTTCCATaatg of the Eleginops maclovinus isolate JMC-PN-2008 ecotype Puerto Natales chromosome 4, JC_Emac_rtc_rv5, whole genome shotgun sequence genome contains:
- the cdc42se2 gene encoding CDC42 small effector protein 2 — translated: MTEFWVCFSCCIAEQPQPKRRRRIDRSMIGEPTNFVHTTHVGSGDMGLGLASVDLVQAQMKSKGGYVHGGSEGSQL
- the nip7 gene encoding LOW QUALITY PROTEIN: 60S ribosome subunit biogenesis protein NIP7 homolog (The sequence of the model RefSeq protein was modified relative to this genomic sequence to represent the inferred CDS: deleted 1 base in 1 codon), which gives rise to MRPLTEEETKVMFEKLSKYIGENIKLLVDRPDGSYCFRLHNDRVYYMSEKILKLATNISRDKLVSVGTCFGKFTKTIKFRLHITALDFLAPYAKFKVWVKPGQEQSFLYGNHVLKSGLGRITENTMQYQGVVVYSMTDVPLGFGVAAKTTQECRRVDPMSIVVFHQADVGEFIRNEDTLT